The DNA region ATCCTGGGCAACATCAACGGCATCAACTCCCAGCTTGGCCACCTGGGGCTCAAGGTCTTTCCGGCCGTCATTCTGGGCGGGCTGGACAGCCTGCTGGGCGCGGCCGTGGGCGGCGTGGTGATAGGCGTTCTGGAAAACGTGCTGGGCGGCGCGGCCAAGGAGTGGTTGAACCTCGGCGGCTTCAAGGAGGTCGCGGCGTTCATCGTGCTGGTGGTCATCCTGATGGTCCGGCCGTACGGCCTGTTCGGCACGCACGAGATCGAGCGGGTGTGACATGCAGACAAAGTGCGGAGTCTTTTTCGAGAGCTACCGAGAGGAGGCACGGCTTCTGGTGGGCGGCTTCCAGAAGACGCGGTTCGCCGCGTTCCTCCTGGTGCTGCTGGCAAGCCCGTGGTTCCTGAACAACTACCACGTCTCGGTGCTCATCCTCATCAACATCGCGGTCATCGCCGCGGTCTCCCTGAACATCCTCACCGGCGCGTGCGGGCAGATATCCCTGGGCCACGGCGCTTTTGTGGGTGTGGGCGCATACGCCGCCGCGTACTTCAGCTTCCAGGGCGTGCCGTTTTTACCGGGGCTGCTGCTGGCCGGAATCGTGGCCGCCGTGGCTGGCGCGTGCTTCGGCATCCCCTCGCTCAGGCTCAAGGGCATCTACCTGGCCATCTCCACGTTGGCTGCGCAGCTCATCCTGGAATACGTCTTTCTGCACTGGGAGGCGGTTACGGGCGGCTCCAACGGCATGCCCGTGGACTCCCCATCCGTGCTGGGCTTTGTCTTCGATACCGACCGCTCCATGTTCTACCTTACGCTGATTTTTGCGGTCCTGGCGGTGCTGGCGGCATCCAATGTGATGCGCACGCGCTTCGGCCGGGCCTTCGTGGCCATCCGCGACCATCACCTCTCGGCCGAGATCGTGGGCGTGGACCTCTTCCGCTACAAGCTCGTGGCCTTTGCACTGTCCTCCTTCATGGCTGGCGTGGCCGGGGCGCTGTGGGCCCACTACACCATGTACATCACGCCGGAGCCCTTCGGCATCACACTGTCCATCTCCTATCTCGCCATGATCATCATCGGCGGGCTGGGCTCGGTGCAGGGCGCGGTGTTCGGCGCGATCTTCATCACCATTCTGCCGGAGGCGCTGGGCTATCTGGCGGACGGGCTGTCCGGGGCCTTCCCGGAGGTGAGCAGCTACCTGCTCGCGGCAAAGGAAGGCGTGTTCGGCCTGGTGCTCGTGCTCTTTCTGATCTTCGAGCCCGAGGGCCTGAACCACCGCTGGCGGCTCTTCAAGGCGTACTGGAAACTGTATCCCTTTGCGCACTGATGCGCATAAAAGATTTTAACCAAAGGGGGTTACGCATGCATTCGACAACCATCAGCAGACCGACGGACGTTTTGCAACGCGCCATCCTCACCGCCGCGCTCGTGGCCCTCGCACTGTTTCTGGGCGCGGCCACAGCCCACGGCGAAACCGTGGTCAAGATCGGCGTCATCTCCGATCTGTCCGGCCCCACATCCACGGTGGGCGTGCCCTACGGCGAGGGCGTGATGGACGCGGTGAAGTATATCAACGAGTCCGGCTTCATCCCGGACGTGACCATCGACGCCATGCAGGTGGACTACGCCTACAATGTGCAGCAGGCGCTCTCGGCCTACAAGAAGTTCAAGAGCCAGGGCATGGTGGCGTTGCAGGGCTGGGGCTCCGGCGATACCGAGGCGCTGGTCAGCTTTGTGGCGCGCGACGAGATCCCGGTGATCTCGGCCTCGTACTCCGCGCACCTCACCGATCCGGAAAAAGCGCCGTACAACTTCTTCGTGGCTGCGGACTACTCCACGCAGCTGCGCGGCGCGCTTAAGTATATCAAAGAAAACCTGGCCACAACCGACGCGCCCAAAATCGCCTTCATCTACCCGGACAACCCGTACGGCCTCGCTCCCATCGCGGCGGGCAAGGAGTACGCCGAGGAGCTCGGCTTCGACATCGTGGGCGAGGAGAATGTGAGCCTCAAGGCCATGGACGCCACCACCCAACTGCTGGCCCTGCAAAAGGCGGAGCCCGAGTTCATCTGGATCGGCGGCACCACGCCCTCCACGGCAGTGATCATGAAGGACGCGGCAAAGCTGGGCATGAAGGCCACCTTCTTTACCGATATCTGGGGCGCGGACGAGAACATCTTCAAGCTCGCGCCCGAGGCCTCCACCGGCAACATCAGCCTGCAGACCTCCGTGACCTATGACGACGACTCCGAAGGCAACACGCTCATCCGGAAGCTCACCAACGATCAGCACAAGATGGTTCACTACATCCGCGGTTTCGCCTCCATGTACGTCATGGCCGAGGCCATCCGCCGGGCGGCGGAGCAGGGCGACATCACCGGTCCGGCCATCAAGGATGCGCTGGAGAGCCTGCGCGACTTCGATCCCCTGGGCCTTACCCCGCCCATCAGCTTCTTCCCGGACGACCACCGGCCGAACATGGCGGTCACGCTGTACCGCCTGGAGGACGGCAAGTTCGTCACCCTGGGCACCGAGACCCTGGAGCGCAAGAAGGAATGGCTGGGCAAGTAGCCTGGTTGATACGCGGTGGGGCGGTGGTATACGCCGCCCACTCCGCGCCAACACAGGCTGTTGAAAAAGGCTTTTTTCGGAAAAGGATTATTCTGACAGGCTGCTCAAAAAACATGCTGGCAAGGCACAAAAATAGTTCAAGGACGACGCGTATAGAAAAATACGCGTGGGCTTGAACTATTTGAAGGAACGCAGCCAGCGTGGGAATTTGGGCAGCCTGTAACCAACGCATCACAAGGATTTGAGAAAACAGTGTCCCTGCTCACCGTGGAAAACCTCGAGGTCGTGTACAACGACGTGGTCCTCGTGCTCAAAGGCTTGTCCCTGCAGGCTGCCGAGGGCGAGATAACCGCGCTGCTCGGCGCCAACGGCGCGGGCAAGTCCACCACGCTCAAGGCCATCTCCGGCCTGCTGCACAATGAGGACGGCGAGGTGACCGAAGGCGCCGTGGTCTTCCAGGGCGCGAAGATCCACCACAAGGCCCCGGAAAAGATCGTGCGCCAGGGCGTTTTCCAGGTCATGGAGGGCCGGCGCGTGTTCGAGGACCTGAGCGTGGAGGAGAATCTGCGCTGCGGCGCGTTCACCCGGCCGCGCGGCGAGTTTTCAGAGAGCCTGGAGACCGTCTATCACTACTTCCCCAGGCTGAAGGAGCGGCGCAAGCAGCTGGCCGGCTACATGTCCGGCGGCGAGCAGCAGATGCTGGCCATCGGCCGCGCGATCATGGCCCGGCCCACGCTCCTGTTGCTGGACGAACCCTCGCTGGGGCTGGCGCCCCTGCTGGTGGAGGAGATTTTCGAGATCATCCTCCGGCTCAACGCCGAGCAGAAGGTCTCCATTCTGCTGGTGGAGCAAAACGCACGGGCGGCCTTGAACATCGCCTCCAGGGGCTATATCATGGAGAACGGCCGCATCGTTCTGGAGGGCGAATCCAGGGCGCTGCTGAACAACCCGGACGTCCAGGAGTTCTACCTGGGCCTGTCCCACGCCGGGGAGAAGCGCAGCTACCGCGACGTGAAACACTACCGCCGCCGCAAGCGCTGGCTCGGCTAAAGGTTCCGGCAGGGCGGCCGATAGGACGAGAGCGTCAGGCAGACGCATCGCCGCGGCCGGCCGGCAGGGACGCATCGGGATAAAGTCGCGTAGCGTCCATTGCCGGACGCACCATGTGCAACGCTGTGACTCAAGGATCTTCTCGGAACGTTATGGTGGATGACAACGACCTCAAGCCCGGTGGCGCTGGGAAAGAATCCGGCACACTCAAGGGCATCTACTCCACAAAGGAGAAGGCCACCCTCGGCGTGGGCATGACCAGCCGCGTCACCCACCGCAAGCGCTACTGGGCCGTGTGGGAACCGGAGCCCGGCGACGACGCCTTTCTCGTCCAGTCCCTCAACCAGAATCTCATTCCCACCGGCTCCAAGCGCCGGGTCACGGCCATGGAGTTCAAGGAGCGGTTCCGCCTGGAGCCCGACTTCTTCGTGGACGTCAACGCGGAGCACGTCCGCCATCTCTGGGAGCTGCAGAAGAAGGAGCCCGCAAAGGCGGAGCCGGAACCGGACCGCGGCGCGGAAGACAACCGCCGGACCATCTTCGACCGTGAGGACAGGCGTCGGCCCCCGCGTAAGGAAGAGCCCCCGCGTAAGATGGAGCCAGAGGAACCCCCGCGCAGAAAGGAACGCGAGGAGCCGGCCCGGAAAGAGCGGTTCGAGGAGCCTTTGCTGGAGGACATCGGCGAGCCGACCCCCCAGCCCCTGACCCGGGACCAGATGCGCGCCATCGAGGCGGAGCGCAACGCCCGCGCCGGTTTCGGCCTGGGCATGAGCCACCTCAAGCGCGGCAACATGGACAAGGCCCACGAGCTTCTCCGCCGCGTAGCTGTGGAGGAAGGCGACTACGTGCCCGAGCACAAGCACATGTTCAACGAGTTCGGGGTGGGCCTGCGCAAGAACCAGATGCTCGACCTCGCGCTGTTGCACATGCGCCGCGCCCTGTCCCTGGCGCCGCATGACGAGCACATCTACCACAACATGGCCCGGCTCTATTACGAGAAGGGTGACAAGGACATGGCCCGCAAGCATCTGGAAAAATCCCTGCAGATCAATCCGGACTTCAAGGAATCCAGGCAGTTTCTCGACTATCTCGACAAGCACCCGGCCCGGCGGAAGAAAAAGCTCCGCTTCAAGATCTGACAGGAGGCCCGCTCCGCATGCTCGACTACACCGCGATTGTGGATTCGCTGCAGAAAGCCTTTGCCGCCAAATGCATCGAGGCCCCCGAGATCGTGAACCATCCGGGCCTTTCCCTCGCCTTCAAGATCGATCCAGTCTACGCCGTGGGTCTTGCCCCGGCCTTCATTCGCAACATAGCGGAGTGGGCGCGCGTTGCGCCCAGCCAGGCCCACGAGGCCATGCTCCGCACCGGCAACCTGGTGAGCCGCAAGGACGGTTCCGGCAACCGCGAGAGCGAGCTGGACCTCATGCTCACCTGGCCCTCCGGCAGCCGGCGCATGAACGGCCGTATCCACGTTGCCTTCTTTCTGACGGATTTTCTGGATCGCGCCCTGGCTCTGTACGCCAAGGCTGCGGCGCTGCCCCTTGCGGAGCTGCGCATCGCGGCTACGGAGCGGGAGCGGGTGGAGCAGTTCCTCCAGGGCAAGAGCCTGCCCCAGGGGCTGGCCTACCAGGCCACGTCCTGAGCGGGTCGGCGCACCGCCATCCTTTTCGAACAATCAGTACGAGTAGCCGTCCAGGCAGAGCTTGAGCAGCTCCGGGTCTTGCATCTCGCACGGCTGGTGCGAGGCAAGCAGCCGCGCCAGAGCCGTTTCGTCTTCGGGCGGCGGCGCTTCGAACTCGTTCATGATCGTGCCCACGGCATTCGGGGTGTGCGCGTCGGTGTTGTACAGCCGCGTAAGGTCCCGGCCTCTGTTGGCCTGCAGGTACAGGGCATCGTCGTCCGGGGTGTAGCGCCTGCCGATGCGGCGGTGCTGCGCCCGCAGGATGTTCACGGAGTTCATCTCGATGCCGTCCACGGCGTCCAGCACGTGCTGAATCCTGGAGCCGTACCGCTTGGAGAAGCGGAAGGGGTGGGCGATGAAGAGAAAGACCTCGTCGCGGCGGTCCTCCAGGGCGGTGGTCAGCTCGGCAATGGAGATGAGTCGCCTGCCCACGTCGCGCAGCTCCTTGCCTATCATGACAACGTCATATCCCTCGCGTAGGGTGACCTCCATGCCGGCGTAGATTCGCAGCTGCGGGAACTGGCCCGCCAGATCGGAAATCTCGGACGGTTGCCACTGGACGTGGTGCTCGGTGATGACAATGGCGTCCAGGTTCTGGTGCAGGGCGAGCTGGCAGAGTTCCTCCGGTTCGAGGGAGGAGCAGCTGGAGTATCGTCTGGTGTGCGTATGGCAGTCGATGCGCATGTATAAAAAATATTGCAATGAAAACTTTTTGACAATAATTAATATTAGTTATAAATTTTCTAGAAATACAGCTGCCGCGGGAGGCGTCCGATTCGCCGCCAAGGTCCTTATATTCCCCGGATTTTGGGCGAGAACGCACGGGTCCGCATCCATCGACAACGTTCCCGTGATGTAGCATACAAGGTGCGCACCGTGCGAGCCTGGCTCGCGATTTTTCCAGCACGCAACACGCACCCCAGGGGACAAATCATGGAACCCAAGGACGTTGAAAGCCTGTCCCGGAAGATAGACGAGGTCAAGGAAGAGACGGATTATCAGCTCCAGGCCTTTTTCGAAGAGACCAGGACCCTCATCCAGACCACCAAAAAGCGGTACAACCGCATCATCTACGTGCTCATTCTCCTGATTCTCTTCGAGCTGTACTCCACATGGAAGATTTCCTCGATCCAGGACTATGCGATGCTCATGGCGCAGCATGTAACGAACTTGTACGAGAACCTCATCCAGCTGCTCATGAATATCAAGTAACAGGCAGGGGATGACTCGCCGGCACCGTTCAGACAGAGAGGTAGTTTGATGAATCCGAAGATAACCTACGTCTTGCTCGGGATCATCTTCGTAGTCATGGCGCTCATCATAGTCAGCCAGGTTGTTACGAGAGAGCCTGCCATGGAGCCGGAGATTGTCGCCCCGGCCACGGAAACGGCCCCGCCGGCCAACCAGGAGCAGGCGGCTCCGGAACAGGGCGCGACCGAGCGGCAACCCATGCAGGCAAAGCAGGAAGAGCCCCAGGCCCCTGAGCAGGAGGCCGCCGCCCCCAGCATGCAGACTCCTCCCGGCGAGCAACCCGCGGCAGTGCCGTTCCGCGAGCAGCCCGCGCCCTTGGTGGCCGGGCAGAACGGCAGCGACGCCGGCAACATGACCGGCCGCATGCCCGTCAAGACTCCTGCGCCCGAAGCGACGGCTCCGGAGCAGGCCCCGGCGGCCGTCGAGACCGCAACCACCCCGGCCCCGGTAGAGCAGACAAAGCAGACCGCGAAAGCCGGCACGAACGGGAGCCTGGCCGAAGCGGCCAAGGAAATGTCCCAGCCTGCGCCTGGCTACAAGCCAATCCAGGCCAAGGACCTGAAGCACGAGAACACGCTGCGGCTGGTGTCCGCAACGGCCAAGGACGGCGGCGTGGTCATCACCTTCAAGGCGGACAAGCCCATCGGCCGCTACAAGTACTTCACCCTGACCGAGCCCTCGCGGCTGGTTGTGGACCTGATCGGCGAGTGGGAGCAGAAGAGCCCCGGCGTGAAGGTGCCGCAGAACGAGCTGTTGAGCCGGGTGCGGTTCGGCCGGCACGACAACAAGCTGCGCATCGTGGCCGACCTTTCGACCACGGAGTACGCCGAGCCGGTGGTGAAGCAGGAGCCGGACACCCAGCTCGTGATCACCCTGACCAAGAAGTAGAGTCGTCTTTTCGGAGTACGGCGCGGTCCTGCCTGCAAGCAAGGGGATCGCGCCGCTTTGATGCGCGGCGTGTGAACCTGAGCCTTACTCCGCGCAGGCCGCTGCGGCCCAGCCCGGCATGGCCGAGCGCATGAAGCCGCGGTCGATGTAGTCCTTGAGCAGCATGAACAGCCGGCTGCGCAACGCGACGCCCCATTTGTTGAAGACGGCGCTGCCGTCGCCCAGGTTGTAGAGCAGCATGAAGCGCTGTTGTGGGGTGAAGGTCTTCAGCGCGCCGCTGTCCACCAGGGTCGTCTCGATGTTGTCGGCCAGAAGAGGCCCTTCCCGCACGGCGTGCACCCCCACGCGGGGAATGACCTCCCCGCCCGGACACACACAGTCCCCGCCGCCCAGAAGCTCGGGAAAGTCCGGGCAACGCAGGTGGTCGTCCACCTCCAACCCGCCGTCACTCCCCACAGGCAGACCGGAGTCCTTGAACACGGACGGAGCGCTGGTGCCCAGAGCCAGCACCACGATATTGGCCGGATGAACCCGGCCGGAGTCCGTGCGCACACCCTCGGCCGTGATCTCCTCGGCCCGCTCGCCCTCCATGATGGCTACGCCGTGCGCATGCAGCGCGTTGGCGGCAATGCGCCGGGCCGCGGCAGGGGCGTTGTGCAGCACCTTGGAGCCGGCGATCAGCGTGAGGTCCAACAGCTTTGAAGCATCGTTGCGCTGGGCCAGGGTGACGAGGTTGCCGCTCATCTCTACCCCGGCCGGACCGCCGCCAACCACCACGACGCGGACGGTTTCCTGC from Oceanidesulfovibrio marinus includes:
- a CDS encoding ABC transporter ATP-binding protein, whose product is MSLLTVENLEVVYNDVVLVLKGLSLQAAEGEITALLGANGAGKSTTLKAISGLLHNEDGEVTEGAVVFQGAKIHHKAPEKIVRQGVFQVMEGRRVFEDLSVEENLRCGAFTRPRGEFSESLETVYHYFPRLKERRKQLAGYMSGGEQQMLAIGRAIMARPTLLLLDEPSLGLAPLLVEEIFEIILRLNAEQKVSILLVEQNARAALNIASRGYIMENGRIVLEGESRALLNNPDVQEFYLGLSHAGEKRSYRDVKHYRRRKRWLG
- a CDS encoding NAD(P)/FAD-dependent oxidoreductase, encoding MRGKRLVLLGAGHAHLPILARLPKLIEAGVQVTVVGPAPFHYYSGMAPGLLSGRYALKEARFPMRCIVELAGGEFLEDTVTIIRATRRELVLASGATLPYDVASFNIGSEIVSLPGMDAGPAVFKVKPIQNVNRLHDMVVRMFAEQETVRVVVVGGGPAGVEMSGNLVTLAQRNDASKLLDLTLIAGSKVLHNAPAAARRIAANALHAHGVAIMEGERAEEITAEGVRTDSGRVHPANIVVLALGTSAPSVFKDSGLPVGSDGGLEVDDHLRCPDFPELLGGGDCVCPGGEVIPRVGVHAVREGPLLADNIETTLVDSGALKTFTPQQRFMLLYNLGDGSAVFNKWGVALRSRLFMLLKDYIDRGFMRSAMPGWAAAACAE
- a CDS encoding tetratricopeptide repeat protein — protein: MDDNDLKPGGAGKESGTLKGIYSTKEKATLGVGMTSRVTHRKRYWAVWEPEPGDDAFLVQSLNQNLIPTGSKRRVTAMEFKERFRLEPDFFVDVNAEHVRHLWELQKKEPAKAEPEPDRGAEDNRRTIFDREDRRRPPRKEEPPRKMEPEEPPRRKEREEPARKERFEEPLLEDIGEPTPQPLTRDQMRAIEAERNARAGFGLGMSHLKRGNMDKAHELLRRVAVEEGDYVPEHKHMFNEFGVGLRKNQMLDLALLHMRRALSLAPHDEHIYHNMARLYYEKGDKDMARKHLEKSLQINPDFKESRQFLDYLDKHPARRKKKLRFKI
- a CDS encoding branched-chain amino acid ABC transporter permease encodes the protein MQTKCGVFFESYREEARLLVGGFQKTRFAAFLLVLLASPWFLNNYHVSVLILINIAVIAAVSLNILTGACGQISLGHGAFVGVGAYAAAYFSFQGVPFLPGLLLAGIVAAVAGACFGIPSLRLKGIYLAISTLAAQLILEYVFLHWEAVTGGSNGMPVDSPSVLGFVFDTDRSMFYLTLIFAVLAVLAASNVMRTRFGRAFVAIRDHHLSAEIVGVDLFRYKLVAFALSSFMAGVAGALWAHYTMYITPEPFGITLSISYLAMIIIGGLGSVQGAVFGAIFITILPEALGYLADGLSGAFPEVSSYLLAAKEGVFGLVLVLFLIFEPEGLNHRWRLFKAYWKLYPFAH
- a CDS encoding PHP domain-containing protein, translated to MRIDCHTHTRRYSSCSSLEPEELCQLALHQNLDAIVITEHHVQWQPSEISDLAGQFPQLRIYAGMEVTLREGYDVVMIGKELRDVGRRLISIAELTTALEDRRDEVFLFIAHPFRFSKRYGSRIQHVLDAVDGIEMNSVNILRAQHRRIGRRYTPDDDALYLQANRGRDLTRLYNTDAHTPNAVGTIMNEFEAPPPEDETALARLLASHQPCEMQDPELLKLCLDGYSY
- a CDS encoding ABC transporter substrate-binding protein yields the protein MHSTTISRPTDVLQRAILTAALVALALFLGAATAHGETVVKIGVISDLSGPTSTVGVPYGEGVMDAVKYINESGFIPDVTIDAMQVDYAYNVQQALSAYKKFKSQGMVALQGWGSGDTEALVSFVARDEIPVISASYSAHLTDPEKAPYNFFVAADYSTQLRGALKYIKENLATTDAPKIAFIYPDNPYGLAPIAAGKEYAEELGFDIVGEENVSLKAMDATTQLLALQKAEPEFIWIGGTTPSTAVIMKDAAKLGMKATFFTDIWGADENIFKLAPEASTGNISLQTSVTYDDDSEGNTLIRKLTNDQHKMVHYIRGFASMYVMAEAIRRAAEQGDITGPAIKDALESLRDFDPLGLTPPISFFPDDHRPNMAVTLYRLEDGKFVTLGTETLERKKEWLGK
- a CDS encoding AMIN domain-containing protein, encoding MNPKITYVLLGIIFVVMALIIVSQVVTREPAMEPEIVAPATETAPPANQEQAAPEQGATERQPMQAKQEEPQAPEQEAAAPSMQTPPGEQPAAVPFREQPAPLVAGQNGSDAGNMTGRMPVKTPAPEATAPEQAPAAVETATTPAPVEQTKQTAKAGTNGSLAEAAKEMSQPAPGYKPIQAKDLKHENTLRLVSATAKDGGVVITFKADKPIGRYKYFTLTEPSRLVVDLIGEWEQKSPGVKVPQNELLSRVRFGRHDNKLRIVADLSTTEYAEPVVKQEPDTQLVITLTKK